GCCGTGCGAGCGAGCGCGGCGCTGACCCTGGGGGTGCTCGCAGCTCAGCTCTCGCTCGGCATCGTCATCGTCCTCAAGATGCTGCCTCTGGGGCTCGCGGTAGGCCACAACCTCACCGCGGCGCTGCTCTTCTTAAGCGTGGTCACGCTGGCCCATCATACGTGGCGAGTCCGTGTTCATGCCCCAGCCCTGGCCGTCGAGCAAGCCCATACGGTTGACGAGCTGGCGACGATGGGTGCCCTGGCGAGCAGGGGAGCCGTTTCATGAGGCCGCAGAGCGAGACGATTGACGAGACTGCCGGAGAGCATGGACGTGCCACCCTGCGCCTCGCTGACTACTACGAGCTGTGTAAGCCGCGCGTCGTATTCCTTATCGTGTTCACGGCCTTCGTCGGCATGTTGCTGTCTACGCCGGGCCTGATCGGCTGGGAACCTCTGATCCTCGGCAACCTCGGTATCGCCCTTGCGGCGAGCTGCGCCGCCGCGCTCAACCACGTCCTCGACAGCCGTATCGACGCGCTTATGGCGCGTACAGAGCGGCGGCCCTTGCCCACGGGGTCCCTCAACGAACGTCAGGCGCTCACCTTTGCGATCAGCCTCGGCATCGCGTCGATGCTGATCCTGACCATCGGCGTGAATACCTTAACGGCTGTGCTCACCTTCGCCAGCCTGATTGGCTACGCAGTGATCTACACCGTCTGGCTGAAGCGTGCCACACCGCAGAACATCGTCATCGGCGGCGCGGCCGGCGCCGCACCTCCTGTCCTCGGGTGGGCGGCAGTGACCGGCGAGGTGCACGCTCACGCACTGATCCTGTTCCTGATCATCTTCATCTGGACGCCCCCGCACTTCTGGGCCCTTGCGATTGCCAGGCGCGAAGAGTACGCCAGGGTAGATATCCCGATGCTGCCGGTGACCCACGGCGAGGCCTTCACGCGTTTGCACGTGTTGTACTACACGGTCTTGCTCATGCTGGTGACGTTGCTGCCCTACCTGACGGGTATGAGCGGCCCGGTATACCTGATTGG
This DNA window, taken from Pseudomonadota bacterium, encodes the following:
- the cyoE gene encoding heme o synthase, whose product is MRPQSETIDETAGEHGRATLRLADYYELCKPRVVFLIVFTAFVGMLLSTPGLIGWEPLILGNLGIALAASCAAALNHVLDSRIDALMARTERRPLPTGSLNERQALTFAISLGIASMLILTIGVNTLTAVLTFASLIGYAVIYTVWLKRATPQNIVIGGAAGAAPPVLGWAAVTGEVHAHALILFLIIFIWTPPHFWALAIARREEYARVDIPMLPVTHGEAFTRLHVLYYTVLLMLVTLLPYLTGMSGPVYLIGALLLNAQFMRLAWTMYREPARRALPMQTFKYSISYLSLLFGLLLVDHYAMLAFA